A region from the Carassius carassius chromosome 33, fCarCar2.1, whole genome shotgun sequence genome encodes:
- the LOC132114284 gene encoding uncharacterized protein LOC132114284 codes for MRADTPGHSAKFGSYTIMHMETNKILDLQLVQSNEVGGSYHMEKEGLKRCLDKLESNGLAVDYIVTDRHPQIQKYLRDRNITQFYDVWHFEKGLSKKLDKLSKMKDCEVLKKWLHSIKNHVYWSAISSESGPEKVAKWNSLQNHIQNVHVHENHLFPKCEHPDKVSRDPKKWIQPGSIALHKVEKLLYNKRVLKDIEKLSHNFQTSSLEAFHSLILRFAPKNVIFPFIGMLCRLYLAAMHYNENANREQATTTEGQAVYKIVFPKSKKGECTAKPVIIEPTYNYVDDLMSLLLHKVFVDPKPYAEELHAIPIPPPLSSQYEKPSKEEVIAQRVSRFSRGVAGTQHTVPLDQETVDGSG; via the exons ATGCGTGCTGACACGCCAG GACACTCAGCAAAATTTGGCAGCTACACCATTATGCACATGGAAACCAACAAAATTCTGGATCTTCAACTAGTTCAG AGCAACGAGGTTGGTGGAAGTTATCATATGGAAAAGGAGGGATTGAAGCGTTGTCTCGATAAGCTCGAGTCTAATGGTTTAGCTGTTGACTACATCGTTACCGATCGCCATCCGCAGATTCAGAAGTACCTGAGGGACCGCAATATCACTCAGTTCTATGACGTGTGGCACTTTGAGAAAG GTTTATCTAAGAAACTTGACAAACTTTCAAAAATGAAGGACTGTGAGGTGCTGAAAAAATGGTTGCACAGCATCAAAAACCATGTTTACTGGAGTGCGATTTCCTCTGAGTCTGGGCCAGAAAAGGTGGCGAAGTGGAATTCACTGCAGAACCACATCCAAAATGTACATGTTCATGAGAACCACCTCTTCCCTAAGTGTGAACACCCAGACAAAGTTTCCAGGGATCCAAAAAAATGGATCCAACCAG gatcaatagcgctccataaagtggaaaagctattatacaacaagagagttctcaaggatatagaaaagctcagccacaactttcagacgtcatcactggaggctttccacagtctgattttgcgttttgccccaaagaacgtgattttccctttcataggaatgttgtgcag GCTGTATCTTGCAGCAATGCACTATAATGAAAATGCTAACCGTGAGCAGGCAACAACAACTGAAGGACAGGCTGTGTATAAGATCGTTTTTCCAAAGTCCAAAAAAGGGGAATGCACAGCAAAGCCAGTTATAATAGAACCAACATACA ACTATGTCGATGACCTTATGAGCCTTCTGTTACATAAAGTCTTTGTGGACCCCAAGCCATATGCGGAAGAGCTGCATGCAATCCCCATTCCACCTCCTCTGTCATCACAGTATGAAAAACCTTCCAAAGAAGAGGTGATTGCCCAGCGTGTGTCACGATTCAGTCGAGGGGTGGCCGGAACCCAACATACTGTCCCGCTGGATCAGGAAACTGTAGACGGATCCGGTTAA